In Flavobacterium endoglycinae, one DNA window encodes the following:
- a CDS encoding DinB family protein has product MSENKRISNLYQSIYNGNPWLEVTLADTLQNVSAEQAYKKIDPKLNTIWEIVNHLIQWRRNILQRMQGETIITPDHNYFVPVLDPSEAAWEQSLQTLAKSQEAWNTFFEDFDDADLAKIYVNNGHTYYEHIHGIIQHDVYHLGQIVILKKLL; this is encoded by the coding sequence ATGTCAGAAAACAAAAGAATTTCAAACCTATATCAATCTATTTATAATGGAAATCCTTGGCTGGAGGTCACTCTGGCAGACACTTTACAAAATGTAAGCGCAGAACAGGCCTATAAAAAAATAGATCCAAAATTAAATACAATATGGGAAATTGTAAACCACCTTATACAATGGAGAAGAAACATTTTACAGCGTATGCAGGGTGAAACGATTATTACACCAGATCATAATTATTTTGTTCCTGTTTTAGATCCATCAGAAGCCGCTTGGGAGCAGTCACTTCAAACACTGGCAAAATCACAAGAGGCGTGGAATACTTTTTTTGAAGATTTTGATGATGCCGATTTAGCAAAAATCTATGTCAATAATGGTCATACCTATTATGAGCATATTCATGGAATTATTCAGCATGATGTGTATCATTTAGGACAGATTGTTA